One window from the genome of Nicotiana sylvestris chromosome 9, ASM39365v2, whole genome shotgun sequence encodes:
- the LOC104218788 gene encoding uncharacterized protein isoform X1 — MKVHPVPRKRNITLRYDIVSALSQANAIASGRQKKLRRLPHIFAKVLELPFHSDADVSIQESPDSLRFVIPTDDNVGDNIRAHTVEIYPGVTKIVIRGDNVLDSSLGEFELDLWRFRLPPSTLPELATAAFNDGELVVTVPKDPHEEDVDGADIGMTISQLLMG; from the exons ATGAAGGTTCATCCAGTACCAAGAAAACGCAACATCACGCTCCGATACGACATCGTTTCAGCACTCTCCCAGGCCAACGCCATAGCATCCGGCCGTCAAAAGAAGCTCCGTCGACTACCTCACATCTTCGCGAAGGTTCTCGAACTTCCTTTCCATTCCGATGCTGACGTGTCTATCCAAGAGAGCCCCGATTCGTTGCGCTTCGTTATCCCGACGGATGATAACGTTGGGGACAATATTAGGGCCCACACAGTTGAGATCTATCCTGGTGTTACTAAGATTGTGATACGAGGGGATAATGTTTTGGATTCGTCTTTAGGTGAGTTTGAGCTCGACTTATGGCGATTCCGTCTCCCGCCGTCAACTCTGCCGGAGCTGGCTACCGCCGCTTTTAACGACGGCGAGCTGGTGGTCACGGTCCCCAAAGACCCACATGAAGAAGACGTGGATGGTGCTGATATTG GGAT
- the LOC104218788 gene encoding uncharacterized protein isoform X2, giving the protein MKVHPVPRKRNITLRYDIVSALSQANAIASGRQKKLRRLPHIFAKVLELPFHSDADVSIQESPDSLRFVIPTDDNVGDNIRAHTVEIYPGVTKIVIRGDNVLDSSLGEFELDLWRFRLPPSTLPELATAAFNDGELVVTVPKDPHEEDVDGADIVAITDRC; this is encoded by the coding sequence ATGAAGGTTCATCCAGTACCAAGAAAACGCAACATCACGCTCCGATACGACATCGTTTCAGCACTCTCCCAGGCCAACGCCATAGCATCCGGCCGTCAAAAGAAGCTCCGTCGACTACCTCACATCTTCGCGAAGGTTCTCGAACTTCCTTTCCATTCCGATGCTGACGTGTCTATCCAAGAGAGCCCCGATTCGTTGCGCTTCGTTATCCCGACGGATGATAACGTTGGGGACAATATTAGGGCCCACACAGTTGAGATCTATCCTGGTGTTACTAAGATTGTGATACGAGGGGATAATGTTTTGGATTCGTCTTTAGGTGAGTTTGAGCTCGACTTATGGCGATTCCGTCTCCCGCCGTCAACTCTGCCGGAGCTGGCTACCGCCGCTTTTAACGACGGCGAGCTGGTGGTCACGGTCCCCAAAGACCCACATGAAGAAGACGTGGATGGTGCTGATATTG
- the LOC104218788 gene encoding uncharacterized protein isoform X3: MKVHPVPRKRNITLRYDIVSALSQANAIASGRQKKLRRLPHIFAKVLELPFHSDADVSIQESPDSLRFVIPTDDNVGDNIRAHTVEIYPGVTKIVIRGDNVLDSSLGEFELDLWRFRLPPSTLPELATAAFNDGELVVTVPKDPHEEDVDGADIELKEVL; the protein is encoded by the coding sequence ATGAAGGTTCATCCAGTACCAAGAAAACGCAACATCACGCTCCGATACGACATCGTTTCAGCACTCTCCCAGGCCAACGCCATAGCATCCGGCCGTCAAAAGAAGCTCCGTCGACTACCTCACATCTTCGCGAAGGTTCTCGAACTTCCTTTCCATTCCGATGCTGACGTGTCTATCCAAGAGAGCCCCGATTCGTTGCGCTTCGTTATCCCGACGGATGATAACGTTGGGGACAATATTAGGGCCCACACAGTTGAGATCTATCCTGGTGTTACTAAGATTGTGATACGAGGGGATAATGTTTTGGATTCGTCTTTAGGTGAGTTTGAGCTCGACTTATGGCGATTCCGTCTCCCGCCGTCAACTCTGCCGGAGCTGGCTACCGCCGCTTTTAACGACGGCGAGCTGGTGGTCACGGTCCCCAAAGACCCACATGAAGAAGACGTGGATGGTGCTGATATTG